The stretch of DNA GAACGTCATCAGGCCGAGAATGACGGGCGCGCTCACGGCTGCCCCCTGTTCTGGAAGCCTGTGTCGGCGGGCGGACTGTCGCCAGCGTCGTCAAGCGGCTCGGGATGGTCGAAGCCGTTGCGGATTCCATTGACGAGCTGTTCGACGGTGAACAGCGCGATCAGCACGCCCGAGAGCGGGATCGCGGCATAGAGCGAGGCGATCGGGGTGTTCGACGGCAGCCGGAAACTGCCGAAGCCCCTGATATAGTTGACGTAGCCGTAATAGATCAGAACCCCCGCCACCGACAGCACCACGACGCGGATCAGGATCTCGACGATCAGCCGCGGCGTGCCATGCATCGCCTCGGAGACCGCGGTCAGATAGAGATGATCATTGCGGCGCGTGGCGACCGCGGCGCCGATGAAGATGGCATAGATAAACAGCGTTGAGGTGAGCTCCTGCAGCCATAGCCATGGATTGCCGAGGGTCCGCGTGACGATATCGGCCGTGACCGACAGCGAAAATCCAAAACACAGCACGCCGCAGATGATCATCAGGATCAGTTCGAGCCGGTCCAGCGACCGCCATTTCAGATGATGCTGGCGCTGCAGCACCAGTTTGTCGGCAATGGACATCTTGACTTCACACTCTCTGTCGTCGTCCCTGCGAAAGCAGGGACCCATAACCACAGGGGTTCGTTGTTTGCAGAGGCTGGCTAACCGATCGCTCAACCGGCAGGCCGCGGCGTATGGGTCCCTGCTTTCGCCGGGACGACTCGCGGAGAGAGGAACTAATTGATCGCCCGGATCAGCGTCTTGATCTTGTCGGCGTGCGGGCCGAGCTCCCTGGCAAGCTTGTCGAGATAGGGATCGGCGATCTTCTGGAAGCTCGCCTTGTCGACATCCTTGACGATCTTGACGCCCATCTTCTCGAGCTTCGTCGCGGCCGTATTCTCCAGGTCGAAAGCCCGCTTCGGTTCCTGGACGCTGACATCCCGCGCGGCGGCCAGCACCCATTTCTTCTGCTCGTCATTGAGGCTCTGCCACAGTCTGTCGCTGAGCCACAGGATGCAGTTATTTGCCTCGTGACCGGTCATCGACATGACCGGCGCGACTTCATAGTGCTTGTTGATCATGTAGACGTTGACCGCGTTCTCGCCGAAATCCACCACGCCGGTTTGCAGCGAGGTGTAGACGCTGCCGAACGGCATGTGCACCGTCTGGGCGCTGTAGGCCGGGAACATCATGTCTTCGGTCGCGGTCGCCTGGACGCGGACCTTCAGGCTCTTCATATCCTCGGGCTTGCGCACCTCCTTCTTGCCGTACATGTGCCGAAAACCCTGGGTGCCGAGGCCGATGGCGTGAATGCCCTGGGTGGTGCCGTCGATCATGTCGCGAACGGCTTCGAACACCTTCTCGTCGCCGAGCGCCTTGATGTTGTGTTCTTCCGAGCGGAACAGGAAATGCAGCGACATCACGCCGGCCTGCGGCGAGATCGTCGACGTGTTGGCGGACGACACGACCGCGAAATCGAGATCGCCGGCCTTCACGAGTTGCAGGAGCTGCGGTTCCTGCCCGAGCTGCGCGCCGGGAAACTGGTCGACCAGCATCGTGCCCTTGCTCAACTCCTTCAGCTTCGCTGAAAAAATATCGTAGGCGATGCTGTAGCCGGAATTGAGCTGCTGATCGTGCGCGAAGCGATAATGCTTCGCTTCCTGTGCGCCCGCGCCGGTAGCGAGCATGACGGTCGCAGCGGCAATCGCCGCGAAGATCGATTTCCCTGGATTCCCCATGACGCGTTTCCCCCCGTTGGTTTGATTTTTCCCAATCAAACCATCAGGGCAACGAGATTGTCAATAAAGTATCGGAATTATCTGCCAGAACGGGCCAGATCGTGGCCAGAAGGCCAATAATTGTCGATAATTCACACCCGCCCCAGGAGCTAGTCCCTGCCCTGCCCGCGCATGAAATCGAAGTCGCAACCTTCGTCGGCCTGCAGAATAGTCTCGTTGAACAGGTGCGCGTAGCCGCGCCTGGCCCATTCGGGCGTGACGGCCGGTGCAAGCGCCGTGCGGCGCTTCGCAAGCTCCGCCGCGTCGACCAGGAGATCGATGCTGCGTTTCGCGACATCGAGGCGGATCATGTCGCCGTTCCTGACGAGCGCCAGCGGGCCGCCCACGGCGGATTCCGGCGTGATGTGCAGCACGATGGTGCCGAACGCCGTCCCGCTCATGCGCGCGTCCGATATCCGCACCATGTCCTTGACGCCGCCGCGAGCGAGTTTCTTCGGGATCGGCAGATAGCCGGCCTCCGGCATGCCCGGCGCACCCTTGGGGCCGGCATTGCGCAGCACCAGCACGTCATCGGCGTTGACGTCGAGATCGGGATCGTCGACCCGCAGCGTCATGTCCTCGACGGATTCGAACACCACGGCACGGCCGGTATGCTGCAGCAGTTTCGGGCTTGCCGCCGACTGCTTGATGACGGCTCCACGCGGCGCGAGGTTGCCGTGCAGCACTGCCATCGCACCTTCGCGCTTGATCGGATTGTCGCGCGGACGGATGGCGTCCTGTCCGGGCACCTCCTCGGCGTCGGCGACGACATCGCGCAGCGTTTGCCCCGTAATGGTCTTGGCATCGAGATCGATAAGATCGCCGAGCTGCGCCATCAGTTTGGGCACGCCGCCGGCATGATGGAAATGCTCCATGTAATGCTCGCCTGACGGTTTCAGGTCGATCAGCACAGGCACTTCGCGGCCGAGCTTGTCGAACGCCTCGAGATCAATGCGGTGTTTCGTGCGGTTGGCGATCGCCGTTAGATGAATAAGCCCGTTGGTCGAGCCGCCGATCGCCTGCAGCACCACCTGCGCGTTCCGGAATGAGGCCGGGGTCAGCAATTCACTCGGCTTTGGCCCCTTCGCCTTGGCCATCACAGCCGCCACCCTGCCGCTCGCCTCCGCCGAGCGAACGCGCTCGGCATGCGGCGCCGGGATCGTCGCGCTCATCGGCAGCGAAAGCCCCAGCGCCTCGGTGATGCACGCCATGGTCGAGGCAGTGCCCATCACCATGCAGGTGCCGACGGACGGCGCCAGCCGGCCGTTGACGGCTTCGATTTCAATGTCGTCAATTTCGCCGGCGCGATATTTTCCCCACAGCCTCCGGCAATCCGTGCACGCCCCCAGCACCTCGCCCTTGTGATGCCCGACCACCATCGGCCCCACCGGAATGACGACGGTCGGCAGATCGGCGGAGACTGCCGCCATGATCTGCGCCGGCAAGGTCTTGTCGCAACCGCCGATCACGATCACGGCGTCCATCGGCTGCGCGCGGATCATCTCCTCGGTGTCCATCGCCATCAGATTGCGCAGATACATCGAGGTCGGAAACGCAAAGCTCTCGGCGATCGAGATAGTCGGGAACACCATCGGCATCGCGCCCGACAGCATCACGCCGCGCTTCACGGCTTCAATGATCTGCGGAACGTTGCCGTGACAGGGATTGTAGTCGCTATAGGTATTGGTGATGCCGACGATCGGCCTGTTCAGCGCATCATCCGAATAACCCATCGCCTTGATGAAGGCCTTGCGCAGGAACAGCGAGAAGCCAGCATCGCCATAACTCGTCAGTCCCTTGCGAAGTCCGTCGGCCATTTTTTCTTCCTGTCGTTGCGGGTGGGCACTTAAGGAGTCCACCGAATTATTGTCAATGCTTGACTATTGGCGGATATGCGGCCTCATTTTGCCCGCATCCAACGCGATATTATTGACAATAATGCGAGTGCGTGCTGACTTCCGGCCATGATCGGAACCGTCTGTCCATGAACCAACCATTGCGCATTGGCCTGATCGGCGCCGGCATGGTGAGCCGTCACCATCTCATCGCCTGGGCGAGCATATCAGATCAGGCCCGCGTCGTGGCGGTCGCCGATCCC from Bradyrhizobium sp. AZCC 1693 encodes:
- a CDS encoding TRAP transporter small permease — its product is MSIADKLVLQRQHHLKWRSLDRLELILMIICGVLCFGFSLSVTADIVTRTLGNPWLWLQELTSTLFIYAIFIGAAVATRRNDHLYLTAVSEAMHGTPRLIVEILIRVVVLSVAGVLIYYGYVNYIRGFGSFRLPSNTPIASLYAAIPLSGVLIALFTVEQLVNGIRNGFDHPEPLDDAGDSPPADTGFQNRGQP
- a CDS encoding TRAP transporter substrate-binding protein, coding for MGNPGKSIFAAIAAATVMLATGAGAQEAKHYRFAHDQQLNSGYSIAYDIFSAKLKELSKGTMLVDQFPGAQLGQEPQLLQLVKAGDLDFAVVSSANTSTISPQAGVMSLHFLFRSEEHNIKALGDEKVFEAVRDMIDGTTQGIHAIGLGTQGFRHMYGKKEVRKPEDMKSLKVRVQATATEDMMFPAYSAQTVHMPFGSVYTSLQTGVVDFGENAVNVYMINKHYEVAPVMSMTGHEANNCILWLSDRLWQSLNDEQKKWVLAAARDVSVQEPKRAFDLENTAATKLEKMGVKIVKDVDKASFQKIADPYLDKLARELGPHADKIKTLIRAIN
- a CDS encoding IlvD/Edd family dehydratase, producing the protein MADGLRKGLTSYGDAGFSLFLRKAFIKAMGYSDDALNRPIVGITNTYSDYNPCHGNVPQIIEAVKRGVMLSGAMPMVFPTISIAESFAFPTSMYLRNLMAMDTEEMIRAQPMDAVIVIGGCDKTLPAQIMAAVSADLPTVVIPVGPMVVGHHKGEVLGACTDCRRLWGKYRAGEIDDIEIEAVNGRLAPSVGTCMVMGTASTMACITEALGLSLPMSATIPAPHAERVRSAEASGRVAAVMAKAKGPKPSELLTPASFRNAQVVLQAIGGSTNGLIHLTAIANRTKHRIDLEAFDKLGREVPVLIDLKPSGEHYMEHFHHAGGVPKLMAQLGDLIDLDAKTITGQTLRDVVADAEEVPGQDAIRPRDNPIKREGAMAVLHGNLAPRGAVIKQSAASPKLLQHTGRAVVFESVEDMTLRVDDPDLDVNADDVLVLRNAGPKGAPGMPEAGYLPIPKKLARGGVKDMVRISDARMSGTAFGTIVLHITPESAVGGPLALVRNGDMIRLDVAKRSIDLLVDAAELAKRRTALAPAVTPEWARRGYAHLFNETILQADEGCDFDFMRGQGRD